One genomic window of Actinoplanes lobatus includes the following:
- a CDS encoding ATP-dependent Clp protease ATP-binding subunit: MSIGPFGPAGPGQWDDLFAQFFGAAEPRRSAQRFDIARYMSNDARQVLADAARRAAELAGGGRPADLDTDHLLWAVLQQEPMKQTVRRAGADPDRLLAEMGRPAETPGGLPDSIALTPAAKRALLDSLQISRAVGASYIGPEHILMALGLNTDSAAGRLLAGRIVDPRTIPHHSELPKPSGVTHTPAAPTPTLEQFGVDLTEAARRGEIDPVIGRAEEIEQAVEILSRRTKNNPVLIGEAGVGKTAIVEGLAQRIVDGEVPLTLQDKRVVQLDLAGLVAGTKYRGDFEERLKKVIDEIQASGDNLIVFLDEIHTLVGAGGGGEGGGMDASNMLKPALARGRLRVIGATTLDEYRKNIEKDAALARRFQPVLVGEPSVEDTVAILRGLRDNYEAHHQVRITDEALDAAAVLSDRYVTDRFLPDKAIDLIDQAGARVRLRTKTPDADRRELERRLEQLSRDRDQAVAAEHYEQASGLRDQINSLKAKLAGGGAGAAGVPQVTPDEIAEVVSRSTGIPVAQLTEAERDRLLRLEQHLHGHVIGQEEAVTAVAEAVRRSRAGLGDPNRPVGSFLFLGPTGVGKTELARSLAEALFGEPDRMIRLDMSEFQERHTVSRLVGAPPGYVGYGEAGQLTEAVRRRPYSVVLLDEIEKAHPDVFNILLQVLDDGRLTDSQGRTVSFKNTVLIMTSNLGADLINGSTRSVGFGGAETGRSPGEELRDRLDRRLKEQLRPEFINRIDEIIIFRQLDDDQLHRITEMLLEETRRRLHAQDVAMDITAAAVDWLAERGFQPEFGARPLRRTIQRELDNRLSKMLIAADLAPGRTVRVDARDGSLTFDVALTAAV, from the coding sequence ATGAGCATCGGACCGTTCGGGCCGGCTGGGCCCGGCCAGTGGGACGACCTGTTCGCGCAGTTCTTCGGTGCGGCCGAGCCGCGCCGGTCGGCGCAGCGTTTCGACATCGCGCGTTACATGAGCAACGACGCCCGGCAGGTGCTCGCCGATGCGGCACGCCGGGCCGCCGAGCTGGCCGGTGGCGGCCGCCCGGCCGACCTGGACACCGATCACCTGCTCTGGGCGGTGCTCCAGCAGGAGCCGATGAAGCAGACCGTACGACGGGCCGGTGCCGACCCGGACCGGCTCCTCGCCGAGATGGGCCGCCCGGCGGAGACGCCCGGCGGCCTGCCGGACAGCATCGCGCTGACCCCGGCCGCCAAACGGGCGCTGCTGGACAGCCTGCAGATCTCCCGGGCGGTCGGCGCCTCCTACATCGGCCCGGAGCACATCCTGATGGCGCTCGGGCTGAACACCGACTCCGCGGCCGGCCGGCTGCTGGCCGGGCGCATCGTCGACCCGCGCACCATCCCGCACCACAGCGAGCTGCCGAAGCCGTCCGGCGTCACCCACACCCCGGCCGCCCCCACGCCCACGCTGGAGCAGTTCGGCGTGGACCTGACCGAGGCGGCGCGGCGCGGCGAGATCGACCCGGTGATCGGGCGGGCCGAGGAGATCGAGCAGGCGGTCGAGATCCTGTCCCGGCGCACCAAGAACAACCCGGTGCTGATCGGTGAGGCCGGCGTCGGCAAGACCGCGATCGTCGAGGGCCTGGCCCAGCGGATCGTCGACGGCGAGGTGCCGCTCACCCTCCAGGACAAGCGGGTCGTCCAGCTCGACCTGGCCGGGTTGGTGGCGGGCACCAAGTACCGCGGCGACTTCGAGGAGCGCCTGAAGAAGGTCATCGACGAGATCCAGGCCTCCGGCGACAACCTGATCGTCTTCCTGGACGAGATCCACACCCTGGTCGGGGCGGGCGGTGGCGGCGAGGGCGGCGGCATGGACGCCAGCAACATGCTCAAGCCGGCGCTGGCCCGCGGGCGGCTGCGGGTGATCGGCGCGACCACGCTCGACGAGTACCGCAAGAACATCGAGAAGGACGCGGCCCTGGCCCGCCGCTTCCAGCCGGTGCTGGTCGGCGAGCCCAGCGTCGAGGACACCGTGGCGATCCTGCGCGGCCTGCGGGACAACTACGAGGCCCACCACCAGGTCCGGATCACCGACGAGGCGCTGGACGCCGCGGCCGTGCTCTCCGACCGGTACGTCACCGACCGGTTCCTGCCGGACAAGGCGATCGACCTGATCGACCAGGCCGGCGCGCGGGTCCGGCTGCGTACCAAGACGCCGGACGCCGACCGCCGTGAGCTGGAGCGCCGGCTGGAGCAGCTGTCCCGGGACCGGGACCAGGCGGTCGCCGCCGAGCACTACGAGCAGGCCTCCGGGCTGCGCGACCAGATCAACTCGCTGAAGGCGAAGCTGGCCGGCGGTGGCGCGGGCGCCGCCGGGGTGCCGCAGGTGACGCCGGACGAGATCGCCGAGGTGGTGTCGCGGTCCACCGGCATCCCGGTGGCCCAGCTCACCGAGGCCGAACGGGATCGCCTGCTCCGCCTCGAACAGCACCTGCACGGGCACGTCATCGGCCAGGAGGAGGCGGTCACCGCGGTCGCCGAGGCGGTCCGCCGGTCGCGGGCCGGGCTGGGCGACCCGAACCGCCCGGTCGGCAGCTTCCTGTTCCTCGGCCCGACCGGCGTCGGCAAGACCGAGCTGGCCCGGTCGCTGGCCGAGGCGCTGTTCGGCGAGCCGGACCGGATGATCCGGCTGGACATGAGCGAGTTCCAGGAGCGGCACACGGTGTCGCGGCTGGTCGGGGCGCCGCCCGGGTACGTCGGCTACGGCGAGGCGGGTCAGCTCACCGAGGCGGTCCGGCGGCGGCCCTACAGCGTGGTGCTGCTGGACGAGATCGAGAAGGCGCACCCGGACGTCTTCAACATCCTGCTCCAGGTGCTCGACGACGGGCGGCTCACCGACAGCCAGGGGCGGACGGTCAGCTTCAAGAACACCGTCCTGATCATGACCAGCAACCTGGGCGCCGACCTGATCAACGGGAGCACCCGCAGCGTCGGCTTCGGCGGCGCGGAGACCGGCCGGTCCCCCGGCGAGGAGCTGCGTGACCGGCTCGACCGGCGGCTCAAGGAGCAGCTGCGGCCCGAGTTCATCAACCGGATCGACGAGATCATCATCTTCCGGCAGCTGGACGACGACCAGCTGCACCGGATCACCGAGATGCTGCTCGAGGAGACCCGGCGGCGCCTGCACGCGCAGGACGTCGCCATGGACATCACGGCGGCGGCGGTGGACTGGCTGGCCGAGCGGGGCTTCCAGCCCGAGTTCGGCGCCCGGCCGCTGCGCCGGACCATCCAGCGTGAGCTGGACAACCGGCTGTCGAAGATGCTGATCGCGGCGGATCTCGCCCCCGGCCGAACGGTCCGGGTGGATGCCCGCGACGGTTCGCTCACCTTCGATGTCGCGCTGACGGCCGCGGTCTGA
- a CDS encoding M20/M25/M40 family metallo-hydrolase, with amino-acid sequence MDTTTAESEVTGLCRDLLRIDTTNTGDQRTTVGERAAAEYVAEKLGEVGIESRLLESAPKRANLIARIPGADPSRGALLVHGHLDVVPADASEWSVPPFSGEEKDGYLWGRGAVDMKDFDAMVLSVVREWRRTGYVPPRDIVLAYTADEEAGMEYGSQWLVRNHPDEFEGCTEAIGEVGGYSYTVNDDLRLYLVQTAEKGLDWLRVHATGRPGHGSFIHDDNAVTALAEAVARVGRHRFPTIVTPTVRAFLEQVSDALEIDLDPEEPELAVAKLGPIANLIGATLRNTANPTRLEAGYKDNVIPGRASATIDCRTLPGHADAFLRELRDVIGPDLEIEHMHQQSAVETSFDGALVDAMGAALRAEDPGARTVPYLMSGGTDAKAFATLGIRCFGFAPLRLPPDLNFSALFHGIDERVPVEGLKFGVRVLDRLLRNS; translated from the coding sequence ATGGACACCACGACCGCGGAGAGCGAGGTCACCGGCCTGTGCCGCGACCTGCTCCGGATCGACACCACCAACACCGGCGACCAGCGGACCACCGTGGGGGAGCGGGCCGCCGCCGAGTACGTCGCGGAGAAGCTCGGCGAGGTCGGGATCGAGTCGCGGCTGCTGGAGTCCGCGCCGAAACGGGCCAACCTGATCGCCCGGATACCCGGCGCCGACCCGTCCCGGGGCGCGCTGCTCGTCCACGGGCACCTCGACGTCGTCCCGGCCGACGCGAGCGAGTGGTCGGTCCCGCCGTTCTCGGGCGAGGAGAAGGACGGCTACCTGTGGGGCCGCGGGGCGGTCGACATGAAGGACTTCGACGCCATGGTGCTGTCCGTCGTCCGCGAATGGAGGCGCACCGGCTACGTCCCGCCGCGCGACATCGTTCTGGCGTACACCGCCGACGAGGAGGCCGGCATGGAGTACGGCTCCCAGTGGCTGGTCCGCAACCACCCGGACGAGTTCGAGGGCTGCACCGAGGCGATCGGCGAGGTCGGCGGGTACTCGTACACCGTCAACGACGACCTTCGTCTCTATCTCGTGCAGACCGCCGAGAAGGGACTCGACTGGCTGCGGGTGCACGCCACCGGGCGGCCCGGCCACGGCTCCTTCATCCACGACGACAACGCGGTCACCGCGCTCGCCGAAGCCGTCGCGCGGGTCGGCCGGCACCGGTTCCCGACCATCGTCACCCCGACCGTACGGGCCTTCCTGGAACAGGTCAGCGACGCCCTGGAGATCGACCTGGACCCGGAGGAGCCGGAACTCGCGGTCGCCAAGCTCGGCCCGATCGCCAACCTGATCGGCGCCACCCTGCGCAACACCGCCAACCCGACCCGCCTGGAAGCCGGCTACAAGGACAACGTCATCCCGGGCCGGGCGTCGGCCACCATCGACTGCCGGACCCTGCCCGGCCACGCCGACGCGTTCCTGCGCGAACTGCGTGACGTGATCGGGCCGGACCTGGAGATCGAGCACATGCACCAGCAGTCGGCCGTGGAGACCTCCTTCGACGGCGCCCTGGTCGACGCCATGGGGGCCGCGCTGCGCGCCGAGGACCCGGGAGCGCGTACCGTGCCGTACCTGATGTCCGGCGGCACCGACGCCAAGGCCTTCGCCACGCTCGGCATCCGCTGCTTCGGCTTCGCGCCGCTCCGGCTGCCCCCGGATCTCAACTTCAGTGCCCTCTTCCACGGCATCGACGAGCGAGTTCCGGTGGAGGGACTAAAGTTCGGCGTGCGTGTGCTCGACCGTTTGCTCCGAAACAGCTGA
- a CDS encoding histidine phosphatase family protein: MATVLLLRHGRTTANASGELAGRRPVELDDTGRAQACRVAARLDGLPLAAVVSSPLVRCRQTVGLAVPGAEPALDEALTECGYGDWEGRQLKELAQEPLWQVVQHHPSAVVFPNGESMAAMSARAVEAIRSWDAKITAEHGADAVWLACSHGDVIKAIVADALGLHLDQFQRIVADPASITAIRYTAGRPFVVRLNETGELGSLVPPKIDGRERAAESDAAVGGGAGGGV, encoded by the coding sequence GTGGCCACCGTACTGCTGCTCCGGCACGGCCGGACCACCGCGAACGCCTCCGGGGAGCTGGCCGGGCGCCGGCCGGTCGAGCTGGACGACACCGGCCGTGCCCAGGCGTGCCGGGTGGCCGCCCGCCTGGACGGGCTGCCGCTGGCCGCGGTCGTCTCCAGCCCGCTGGTTCGCTGCCGGCAGACGGTCGGGCTGGCGGTGCCGGGCGCCGAGCCGGCGCTGGACGAGGCGCTGACCGAGTGCGGGTACGGCGACTGGGAGGGCCGGCAACTCAAGGAGCTGGCCCAGGAGCCGCTCTGGCAGGTCGTCCAGCACCATCCCAGCGCGGTCGTCTTCCCGAACGGCGAGTCGATGGCCGCGATGTCGGCACGGGCGGTCGAGGCGATCCGCTCCTGGGACGCGAAGATCACCGCCGAGCACGGGGCGGACGCGGTCTGGCTGGCGTGCAGCCACGGCGATGTGATCAAGGCCATCGTGGCCGACGCGCTGGGCCTGCACCTCGACCAGTTCCAGCGGATCGTGGCCGACCCGGCGTCGATCACCGCGATCCGGTACACCGCCGGGCGGCCGTTCGTGGTGCGCCTCAACGAGACCGGTGAACTGGGCTCACTCGTACCCCCGAAGATCGATGGGCGGGAGAGGGCCGCGGAGAGTGACGCGGCCGTGGGTGGTGGCGCCGGAGGCGGTGTCTGA
- a CDS encoding aldo/keto reductase, translated as MHQRPLGRSGLAVSRLALGTMTWGRDTDPDDAADQLKIFLEAGGTLLDTADVYGDGDAESVIGSLLDHLVPRDEVVIATKAGLTPHRYRPRDGSRGNLLRSLDASLRRLGTDYVDLWQVHGYDAQTPFEETLAALDHAVASGRVRYVGVSNFAAWQTARAATWQAAHPGRAPIVAAQMEYSLLERGIEREILPSAAALGFGVLAWSPLGRGVLTGKYRNGRPLDSRAASEHMAPFVQTYLEPRSSSIVEAVVTAASGLGVSPLEVALAWIRDRPGVAAPVLGARTAGQLEGALRSEHLTLPAEIAFALDDVSAIEVGYPEREGASHPHSYYG; from the coding sequence ATGCATCAGCGACCGCTCGGCCGAAGCGGGCTAGCGGTTTCGCGGCTCGCGCTCGGCACCATGACCTGGGGCCGGGACACCGACCCCGACGACGCGGCGGATCAGCTGAAGATCTTCCTGGAGGCGGGCGGCACGCTTCTGGACACCGCCGACGTGTACGGCGACGGCGACGCCGAGTCGGTGATCGGCTCGCTGCTCGACCACCTGGTCCCCCGCGACGAGGTGGTGATCGCCACGAAGGCGGGCCTCACCCCGCACCGCTACCGCCCGCGCGACGGCTCCCGCGGCAACCTGCTGCGCTCGCTGGACGCGTCGCTGCGCCGGCTCGGCACCGACTACGTCGACCTGTGGCAGGTGCACGGGTACGACGCCCAGACCCCGTTCGAGGAGACCCTGGCCGCGCTGGACCACGCGGTGGCCAGCGGCCGGGTCCGCTACGTCGGCGTGTCCAACTTCGCCGCCTGGCAGACCGCGCGGGCCGCCACCTGGCAGGCGGCCCACCCCGGGCGGGCCCCGATCGTGGCCGCCCAGATGGAGTACTCGTTGTTGGAACGCGGCATCGAACGCGAGATCCTGCCGTCCGCGGCCGCCCTCGGGTTCGGCGTGCTGGCCTGGTCGCCGCTGGGCCGCGGGGTCCTCACCGGCAAGTACCGCAACGGCCGCCCGCTCGACTCGCGGGCCGCCTCCGAGCACATGGCCCCGTTCGTACAGACCTACCTGGAGCCACGCAGCTCCAGCATCGTCGAGGCGGTGGTCACCGCGGCGAGCGGCCTGGGAGTGTCCCCGCTGGAGGTGGCCCTGGCCTGGATCCGCGACCGCCCGGGGGTGGCCGCCCCGGTCCTCGGCGCCCGCACCGCGGGCCAGCTGGAGGGCGCCCTGCGCAGCGAGCACCTCACCCTCCCGGCCGAGATCGCCTTCGCCCTCGACGACGTCTCCGCGATCGAGGTCGGCTACCCCGAACGCGAGGGCGCCAGCCACCCGCACAGCTACTACGGCTGA
- a CDS encoding LysR family transcriptional regulator, whose amino-acid sequence MNLELRHLKVVCAIAETGSVTKAASQLGLAQPALTAQLQRIERTLGGPLFDRDRRGARPTALGELVLSRARVLLPAMKGLQDEAARLAAGGGHDTMSRYRIGAISGPVVAHLVHRLSATQPEAQISTHASYYISELSSMVLAGKLDYAQVGVCGDAIPSAEYGLVWETIGIDAVCVLMPEDHPQAKNMEVDLADLAEEHWVASAGDGCFADCFAAACARAGFAPRRVLESDVRNCVDMVELGSAIGLCQPTFRAPAGLVSRPLMGAPLRWRMILGWHPDSQAARSAPNLMDHAQEAYQEILARNENYMEWIRTQTHLGGGSSQLAAA is encoded by the coding sequence ATGAACCTCGAGCTGCGGCATCTGAAGGTGGTCTGCGCCATCGCGGAGACCGGCAGCGTGACCAAGGCCGCGTCACAACTCGGCCTTGCCCAGCCGGCACTCACCGCCCAACTCCAGCGGATCGAGCGCACTCTGGGTGGCCCGCTGTTCGATCGTGACCGCCGGGGCGCGCGCCCCACGGCCCTGGGAGAGCTGGTGCTGTCCCGTGCCAGGGTGTTGCTGCCAGCGATGAAGGGTCTGCAGGACGAGGCGGCCCGGCTGGCCGCCGGCGGTGGGCACGACACGATGAGCAGGTACCGCATCGGCGCCATCAGCGGCCCGGTCGTGGCACACCTGGTGCACCGCCTGTCGGCCACCCAGCCGGAGGCGCAGATCTCCACCCACGCGTCGTACTACATCTCCGAGCTGTCGAGCATGGTGCTCGCCGGCAAGCTGGACTACGCGCAGGTGGGTGTCTGCGGCGACGCCATCCCCTCGGCGGAGTACGGACTGGTCTGGGAGACGATCGGCATCGACGCGGTCTGCGTGCTGATGCCGGAGGACCACCCACAGGCCAAGAACATGGAGGTCGACCTGGCCGACCTGGCCGAGGAGCACTGGGTGGCCAGCGCCGGGGACGGCTGCTTCGCCGACTGTTTCGCCGCGGCCTGCGCCCGGGCCGGCTTCGCCCCGCGCCGGGTGCTGGAGTCGGACGTCCGCAACTGCGTCGACATGGTGGAGCTGGGCTCCGCGATCGGGCTCTGCCAGCCCACCTTCCGCGCGCCGGCCGGGCTGGTCAGCCGGCCGCTGATGGGGGCGCCGCTGCGCTGGCGGATGATCCTCGGCTGGCACCCGGACTCGCAGGCCGCCCGCAGCGCGCCCAACCTGATGGACCACGCGCAGGAGGCGTACCAGGAGATCCTGGCCCGCAACGAGAACTACATGGAGTGGATCCGCACCCAGACCCATCTCGGTGGCGGCAGCAGTCAGCTGGCCGCGGCGTGA
- a CDS encoding DUF3090 domain-containing protein: MTHQVHAFEPPERFVAGTVGEPGDRTFYLQARGGGRVISVALEKVQVSLLAEKLEELLLEANKRFGVTLPEAVLTAGHDNEPLDTPVDEEFRVGTLGLAFDVDTSTVVIEAIEAGEPDADLSGSPLDDEDDEEADDDEPDDDLDRLRVRLTPEATRAFIDRARRVVAAGRPPCPLCGQPLDPAGHLCPRHNGYHR; the protein is encoded by the coding sequence ATGACCCACCAAGTGCATGCCTTCGAGCCGCCGGAGCGGTTCGTCGCCGGGACGGTGGGCGAGCCGGGGGACCGCACTTTCTATCTCCAGGCCCGCGGTGGCGGCCGGGTGATCAGCGTCGCGCTGGAGAAGGTCCAGGTGTCGCTGCTCGCCGAGAAGCTGGAGGAGCTGCTCCTCGAGGCGAACAAGCGGTTCGGCGTCACGCTGCCGGAGGCCGTGCTGACGGCCGGGCACGACAACGAGCCGCTCGACACCCCGGTCGACGAGGAGTTCCGCGTCGGCACGCTGGGCCTGGCCTTCGACGTGGACACCAGCACCGTCGTGATCGAGGCGATAGAGGCCGGTGAGCCGGATGCCGATCTCTCCGGCAGCCCGCTCGACGACGAGGACGACGAGGAAGCCGACGACGACGAGCCGGACGACGACCTGGACCGGCTCCGGGTGCGGCTCACCCCTGAGGCGACCCGCGCGTTCATCGACCGGGCCCGCCGGGTCGTGGCCGCCGGCCGGCCGCCCTGCCCGCTCTGCGGCCAGCCGCTCGACCCGGCCGGTCACCTCTGTCCCCGGCACAACGGCTACCACCGGTGA
- a CDS encoding LLM class F420-dependent oxidoreductase, with amino-acid sequence MRLGLSLGYQTAWSTPADHLAMAREADRLGYSVVWAAEAYGSDTVSMLAWIAGQTERIDLGAAVMQIPARTPAMTAMTAATLDTLSGKRFRLGLGVSGPQVSEGWHGVRFAKPLARTREYVAIVRQALSRQAVSYQGEHYTLPLPGGAGKPLKLGFHPARTDIPVYLAAVGPKNLELAGEIADGWLGIFVAPDASGDHLRHIAAGRAKRGLGLSGFDVVASVPVAIGDDLDACADVIRPYAALYVGGMGSREQNFYNALAVRLGYADEARTVQDLYLSRRPAEAAAALPREFIERTSIIGTREQVRKRIEEYAAAGVGTLSISPYVGDLESGLRTLRIVAEAFDSSGVGR; translated from the coding sequence GTGCGGCTCGGACTCAGCCTCGGCTACCAGACGGCGTGGAGCACTCCCGCCGATCATCTCGCCATGGCGCGGGAGGCGGACCGGCTCGGCTACTCGGTGGTCTGGGCCGCCGAGGCGTACGGTTCGGACACGGTGAGCATGCTCGCCTGGATCGCCGGCCAGACCGAGCGGATCGACCTGGGCGCGGCCGTCATGCAGATCCCGGCGCGAACCCCGGCGATGACCGCGATGACCGCCGCCACCCTGGACACGCTGTCCGGCAAGCGGTTCCGGCTGGGCCTGGGCGTCTCCGGCCCGCAGGTGTCCGAGGGCTGGCACGGCGTGCGGTTCGCCAAGCCGCTGGCCCGCACCCGGGAGTACGTGGCGATCGTCAGGCAGGCGCTGTCCCGTCAGGCGGTGTCCTACCAGGGCGAGCACTACACGCTGCCGCTGCCCGGCGGCGCCGGCAAGCCGCTGAAGCTGGGTTTCCACCCGGCGCGCACCGACATCCCGGTCTACCTGGCCGCGGTCGGCCCGAAGAACCTGGAGCTGGCCGGTGAGATCGCCGACGGCTGGCTGGGGATCTTCGTGGCCCCGGACGCGTCCGGTGACCACCTGCGGCACATCGCGGCCGGCCGGGCCAAGCGGGGCCTCGGGCTGTCCGGTTTCGACGTGGTGGCCAGTGTGCCGGTGGCGATCGGCGACGACCTGGACGCCTGCGCCGACGTGATCCGGCCGTACGCGGCGCTCTACGTCGGCGGGATGGGCAGCCGGGAGCAGAACTTCTACAACGCGCTCGCGGTCCGGCTCGGCTACGCCGACGAGGCGAGGACGGTGCAGGATCTCTACCTGAGCCGTAGGCCGGCCGAGGCGGCGGCCGCGCTGCCCCGCGAGTTCATCGAGCGCACCTCGATCATCGGCACCCGCGAGCAGGTCCGGAAACGGATCGAGGAGTACGCGGCGGCCGGTGTCGGCACGCTGTCGATCAGCCCCTACGTGGGTGATCTGGAGAGCGGCCTGCGGACGCTGCGGATCGTGGCCGAGGCCTTCGACTCCTCCGGCGTGGGCCGGTAG
- a CDS encoding DUF5703 family protein, whose product MDYEYAPLRLPSNVDRLTAAAQLAIQAEFSGWELARVQLFADGSRKVMLRRRLQPIPQPGLSY is encoded by the coding sequence ATGGACTACGAATACGCGCCGCTACGGTTGCCTTCGAATGTCGATCGACTGACCGCGGCGGCGCAGCTCGCCATCCAGGCCGAGTTCTCCGGCTGGGAGCTGGCCAGGGTTCAGCTCTTCGCCGACGGCAGCCGCAAGGTGATGCTCCGCCGTCGCCTCCAGCCCATCCCGCAGCCCGGCCTCAGTTACTGA
- a CDS encoding hemerythrin domain-containing protein produces MNLPPLPPTGGETSGRSIVDVVGEEHRQILALTGRLRSDPADERAASVLIAVVSRHLCAEEQYLYPAVRSAVPGGDLIADRELAEDARLLRLLSDGDVGGFGAAIERHVAADAAELLPLLEQMVPAEDLIRLGNRFETAEEAAPTRPHPATPSSPPWNKVVDPIVGVVDKVRDAVTARATYMSDL; encoded by the coding sequence GTGAATCTTCCCCCGCTGCCGCCGACCGGCGGCGAGACCTCCGGCCGCAGCATCGTCGACGTGGTCGGCGAGGAGCACCGGCAGATCCTCGCCCTGACCGGGCGGCTCCGGAGCGATCCCGCCGACGAGCGGGCCGCCTCCGTGCTGATCGCCGTCGTGTCCCGGCACCTGTGCGCCGAGGAGCAGTACCTCTACCCGGCGGTCCGGTCCGCGGTGCCCGGCGGTGACCTGATCGCCGACCGCGAGCTGGCCGAGGACGCGCGGCTGCTGCGGTTGCTGAGCGACGGTGACGTGGGCGGGTTCGGCGCCGCGATCGAGCGGCACGTGGCGGCCGACGCCGCGGAGTTGCTGCCCCTGCTGGAGCAGATGGTCCCGGCGGAGGATCTGATCCGGCTCGGCAACCGGTTCGAGACGGCCGAGGAGGCGGCGCCGACCCGGCCGCACCCGGCCACGCCGTCGTCACCGCCCTGGAACAAGGTGGTCGACCCGATCGTGGGCGTGGTGGACAAAGTGCGGGATGCGGTCACCGCACGTGCCACCTACATGAGCGATCTGTGA